From Lolium perenne isolate Kyuss_39 chromosome 5, Kyuss_2.0, whole genome shotgun sequence, a single genomic window includes:
- the LOC127303059 gene encoding uncharacterized protein, with product MEAAEDAAAAPESWETADLDGAMSRLLLSSSSSTSARRVASSPDLADDDDHDTQALTATQASLARQDPASADDLVSQVDQFLREALEKPRERLSVLRMEQDILKFIHDPRQAQFEFQGLPTSYLRLAAHRLAQHYFLQSIAMPDPSLPDGTTSRIILRKTSAECRLPVIRLADIPVNLPQEETSTVATKVAIKQRPQKNHHGGAGAGANLSRGNLQKSVEERKEEYNKARARIFSTTSSGSDAPDGRPVEEVILPNTLHRSTSLELNSNTRYAEVSEATLERSLTSTSSSSRSNRSRIDKEPPLNRGRQGNNRVAIFRDRDSERKDPDYDRSYDRYMQRFDPSFGFNGGAYTIQPLYAPAVTYNTEFPQLGSPQMSPVAVEQPHPMAQHMPGPWSPAQSPNAIGYRPADGVMPPYSPGQPGAPVRSSVFMHASQQYAMPSRPGVSFVHPQDSMRPFAQTHQQQQAEASLRLARPR from the exons ATGGAGGCGGCGGAGGACGCGGCCGCGGCGCCCGAGTCGTGGGAGACGGCCGACCTCGACGGGGCCATGAGCcgcctgctcctctcctcctcctcctccacctccgcgcGACGCGTCGCCTCCTCGCCGGACCtcgccgacgacgacgaccacGACACGCAGGCGTTGACGGCCACGCAGGCTTCGCTGGCGCGGCAGGATCCGGCGAGCGCCGACGATCTCGTGTCGCAGGTCGACCAGTTCCTCCGGGAGGCGCTCGAGAAGCCCCGAGAGCGGCTATCAG TGCTACGCATGGAGCAAGACATCCTCAAGTTCATCCACGACCCTAGGCAGGCGCAGTTTGAGTTCCAGGGCCTTCCGACATCGTACCTGCGTCTCGCCGCGCACCGTCTGGCGCAGCACTACTTCCTGCAGTCGATCGCCATGCCGGATCCCAGCTTGCCCGATGGGACCACCTCTCGGATCATCCTTCGCAAGACGTCCGCTGAATGCCGCCTGCCCGTGATCCGCCTAGCCGACATTCCGGTGAACCTTCCTCAGGAAGAGACCAGCACCGTGGCCACCAAAGTAGCTATCAAGCAAAGGCCCCAGAAGAACCACCATGGTGGTGCAGGTGCAGGTGCTAACTTGTCCAGAGGCAACCTTCAGAAGAGCGTTGAGGAGAGGAAAGAGGAGTACAACAAGGCACGTGCTCGCATATTTAGCACCACTAGCAGTGGCAGTGATGCGCCTGATGGAAGACCGGTTGAGGAAGTCATCTTGCCCAATACCCTGCATAGGTCCACTTCCTTGGAGCTGAACTCAAACACCCGCTACGCCGAAGTGTCTGAAGCTACCCTTGAAAGGAGTTTGACTAGCACATCATCTAGCAGCAGATCAAATAGAAGCAGGATTGACAAGGAGCCCCCACTCAATAGAGGCAGGCAAGGCAATAATAGGGTGGCAATATTTCGTGACCGTGACTCAGAACGCAAGGATCCTGATTATGACAGAAGCTATGACAG GTACATGCAAAGATTTGATCCTAGTTTTGGATTTAATGGAGGCGCCTACACCATTCAACCTCTGTATGCTCCTGCTGTTACCTACAACACTGAGTTCCCCCAGCTTGGGTCACCACAAATGTCTCCGGTTGCTGTGGAGCAGCCTCATCCAATGGCTCAGCACATGCCTGGGCCCTGGTCACCGGCCCAATCACCTAATGCAATTGGCTACAGGCCTGCAGATGGTGTCATGCCACCCTACAGTCCTGGTCAACCTGGTGCTCCTGTCAGGTCTTCTGTTTTCATGCATGCTTCCCAGCAATATGCCATGCCTTCACGCCCAGGAGTCTCATTTGTACATCCACAGGATTCCATGCGACCATTTGCACAG ACTCACCAACAACAGCAAGCTGAAGCTAGTCTACGCCTAGCCCGGCCCCGGTGA
- the LOC127303060 gene encoding large ribosomal subunit protein uL1, with protein sequence MSKLSTEALKEAITQVVTDAKEKNRKFTETIELQIGLKNYDPQKDKRFSGSVKLPHVPRPKMRVCMLGDAQHVGEAEKIGLDSMDVEALKKMNKNKKLVKRLAKKYHAFLASEAIIKQIPRLLGPGLNKAGKFPTLVSHSESLEAKVNETKATIKFQLKKVLCMGVAVGNLSMEEKQIQQNIQMSVNFLVSLLKKNWQNVRCLYIKSTMGKPARVF encoded by the exons ATGAG TAAGCTGTCGACCGAGGCCCTCAAGGAGGCCATCACCCAGGTCGTGACCGACGCCAAGGAGAAGAACAGGAAGTTCACCGAGACCATCGAGCTCCAGATCGGCCTCAAGAACTACGACCCGCAAAAGGACAAGCGTTTCAGCGGCTCCGTCAAGCTGCCCCACGTCCCGCGCCCCAAGATGAGGGTCTGCATGCTCGGTGATGCGCAGCATGTGGGAGAG GCTGAGAAGATTGGTCTTGATTCCATGGATGTTGAAGCTCTTaagaagatgaacaagaacaagaagcttgtcaagaggctcgccaagaaaTACCATGCTTTCTTGGCCTCAGAGGCTATTATCAAGCAGATTCCCCGTCTCCTTGGTCCTGGTCTCAACAAGGCAG GCAAGTTCCCGACTCTGGTTTCTCACTCAGAGTCTCTGGAAGCCAAGGTGAACGAGACGAAGGCCACGATCAAGTTCCAGCTGAAGAAGGTGCTGTGCATGGGTGTTGCGGTGGGCAACCTGTCGATGGAGGAGAAGCAGATCCAACAGAACATCCAGATGAGCGTCAACTTCCTGGTCTCCCTGCTCAAGAAGAACTGGCAGAAC GTGAGGTGCCTGTACATCAAGAGCACCATGGGGAAGCCGGCCCGGGTGTTCTAA